Proteins encoded together in one Pseudoroseomonas cervicalis window:
- a CDS encoding MerR family transcriptional regulator, with protein sequence MGAQQIPPRPRGAIGAAAASRQLGLSAKALRLYEQRGLLRPPRSAAGWRAYGPAELRRAAEIATLRRLGFSLAQVARLLRGDPAGLAPALEAHQAALEQQLQALLGTLAELRGRRAALAGGQLPSAAELARLLAPPAHPGVALDLPWPWGGERFALPALRPLTHITGPLGSGKTRLARALAAALPGARFLGPERAAAGQAGLRVALAQDPALAARAEALLATLRADGATESAALLALLLALAEESQAPLVIDMLEQGLDRATQEALIALLRRRGPAARPLLFLTRSTAILDLDSVGEAESILFCPANHAPPFLVAPHPGAPGHEALCSCLAAPEVRARSEGMLAWRPAAGG encoded by the coding sequence ATGGGTGCCCAGCAGATTCCTCCACGGCCGCGCGGCGCGATCGGCGCCGCCGCGGCGTCGCGCCAGCTCGGCCTCTCGGCCAAGGCGCTGCGGCTCTATGAGCAGCGCGGCTTGCTGCGGCCGCCGCGCAGCGCCGCCGGCTGGCGCGCCTATGGCCCGGCCGAGCTGCGGCGCGCCGCCGAGATCGCCACGCTGCGCCGGCTGGGCTTCAGCCTGGCCCAGGTGGCGCGGCTGCTGCGCGGCGACCCCGCCGGGCTGGCGCCGGCGCTGGAGGCGCATCAGGCGGCGCTGGAACAGCAGCTGCAGGCGCTGCTCGGCACCCTGGCCGAGCTGCGCGGCCGGCGCGCCGCCCTGGCCGGGGGGCAGCTGCCCTCGGCCGCCGAGCTGGCGCGGCTGCTGGCGCCGCCGGCGCATCCCGGGGTGGCGCTGGACCTGCCCTGGCCCTGGGGCGGGGAGCGCTTCGCCCTGCCGGCGCTGCGGCCGCTGACCCACATCACCGGGCCGCTCGGCAGCGGCAAGACGCGGCTGGCCCGGGCCCTGGCGGCGGCGCTGCCGGGTGCCCGCTTCCTCGGCCCGGAGCGCGCCGCGGCGGGGCAGGCCGGGCTGCGCGTGGCGCTGGCGCAGGATCCGGCGCTGGCCGCGCGGGCGGAGGCGCTGCTGGCAACCCTGCGCGCCGATGGCGCCACCGAGTCGGCCGCGCTGCTGGCGCTGCTCCTGGCCCTGGCGGAGGAGAGCCAGGCGCCGCTGGTCATCGACATGCTGGAGCAGGGGCTGGACCGGGCGACGCAGGAGGCGCTGATCGCCCTGCTGCGCCGACGCGGCCCGGCGGCGCGGCCGCTGCTGTTCCTGACCCGCTCCACCGCCATCCTCGACCTCGATTCGGTGGGGGAGGCCGAGAGCATCCTGTTCTGCCCCGCCAACCACGCCCCGCCCTTCCTGGTCGCCCCGCATCCCGGCGCGCCGGGGCATGAGGCGCTGTGCTCCTGCCTGGCCGCGCCGGAGGTGCGGGCGCGCAGCGAGGGGATGCTGGCCTGGCGGCCCGCGGCGGGCGGCTAG
- a CDS encoding MarR family winged helix-turn-helix transcriptional regulator — translation MPENDQGLDRMLCFAIHSTAHAIQRAYKPFLDRLGLTYPQYLVMVVLWEQDSRTVGSIGEKLFLDSSTLTPLLKRLEAAGLVSRARDPQDERQVRIQLTEAGRALQQEARQIPGWVAQAFPEPRNHAEIDELTRRMATLRERIR, via the coding sequence ATGCCGGAGAACGACCAGGGGCTGGACCGCATGCTCTGCTTCGCGATCCACTCCACCGCCCACGCCATCCAGCGCGCCTACAAGCCCTTCCTCGACCGGCTCGGCCTGACCTATCCCCAGTATCTTGTCATGGTCGTGCTGTGGGAGCAGGACAGCCGCACCGTCGGCAGCATCGGCGAGAAGCTGTTCCTGGACAGCTCCACCCTGACACCGCTGCTGAAGCGGCTGGAGGCCGCCGGGCTGGTGAGCCGCGCCCGCGACCCGCAGGATGAGCGGCAGGTCCGCATCCAGCTCACCGAGGCCGGCCGCGCCCTGCAGCAGGAGGCGCGGCAGATCCCCGGCTGGGTGGCCCAGGCCTTCCCCGAGCCGCGCAACCACGCCGAGATCGATGAGCTGACCCGGCGCATGGCCACGCTGCGCGAGCGCATCCGCTAG
- a CDS encoding MarR family winged helix-turn-helix transcriptional regulator: MAVSKPAPPDALPYEFTILVRDACLCLHAQRAARALARHFDAALRPLGLTSGQFSLLMALNRPEPPPMGPVAALLAMDRTTLTAALKPLQRRGLVEVRPDPEDRRSRRLALLPEGRALLARAFPIWRAHHAAIEAPLPDAERLRQDLVALGQLR, from the coding sequence ATGGCCGTGTCAAAGCCCGCGCCGCCCGACGCCCTGCCCTATGAGTTCACGATCCTGGTACGGGATGCCTGCCTGTGCCTGCACGCACAGCGCGCCGCCCGCGCCTTGGCGCGGCATTTCGACGCGGCGCTGCGCCCGCTGGGGCTGACCAGCGGGCAATTCTCCCTGCTGATGGCGCTGAACCGGCCGGAGCCGCCGCCGATGGGCCCGGTCGCCGCGCTGCTGGCGATGGACCGCACCACCCTGACCGCGGCGCTGAAGCCACTGCAGCGGCGCGGCCTGGTGGAGGTGCGGCCCGATCCGGAGGATCGCCGCAGCCGCCGCCTGGCGCTGCTGCCCGAGGGCCGCGCCCTGCTCGCCCGCGCCTTCCCGATCTGGCGGGCGCATCACGCGGCGATCGAGGCGCCGCTGCCGGATGCGGAGCGGCTGCGCCAGGACCTGGTGGCGCTGGGCCAGCTGCGCTAG